A region from the Gossypium hirsutum isolate 1008001.06 chromosome A08, Gossypium_hirsutum_v2.1, whole genome shotgun sequence genome encodes:
- the LOC107926278 gene encoding ADP,ATP carrier protein 1, mitochondrial yields MDQVQHPSVMQKVAGQLLRSSHSQDFQGYNGSFRSPALYQRRAAYGNYSNAALQYPVRACGDLSMVPSTASAICVQAPAEKGFASFAIDFLMGGVSAAVSKTAAAPIERVKLLIQNQDEMIKSGRLSEPYKGIGDCFKRTIKDEGFGSLWRGNTANVIRYFPTQALNFAFKDYFKRLFNFKKDRDGYWKWFAGNLASGGAAGASSLLFVYSLDYARTRLANDAKAAKKGGERQFNGLVDVYRKTLKSDGIAGLYRGFNISCVGIIVYRGLYFGMYDSLKPVLLTGSMQDSFFASFALGWLITNGAGLASYPIDTVRRRMMMTSGEAVKYKSSLDAFSQILKNEGGKSLFKGAGANILRAIAGAGVLAGYDKLQLIVFGKKYGSGGA; encoded by the exons ATGGATCAGGTTCAACACCCATCTGTCATGCAGAAGGTAGCAGGCCAGCTCCTTCGTTCTAGCCATTCTCAAGATTTTCAAGGTTATAATGGGTCTTTCAGGAGTCCTGCTCTATACCAAAGGCGTGCTGCATATGGCAATTACTCCAATGCTGCACTGCAGTATCCTGTCCGGGCTTGTGGAGACCTGTCTATGGTTCCATCAACAGCTTCAGCTATTTGCGTTCAAGCCCCTGCTGAGAAAGGATTTGCCAGCTTTGCCATTGATTTCCTCATGGGTGGAGTTTCTGCTGCTGTATCAAAAACAGCTGCTGCACCAATTGAGCGTGTTAAGCTTTTGATTCAGAACCAAGATGAAATGATCAAAAGTGGAAGGCTCTCTGAACCTTACAAGGGTATTGGTGATTGTTTCAAGCGAACAATCAAGGATGAAGGATTTGGTTCTTTGTGGAGAGGAAACACTGCCAATGTTATTCGTTATTTCCCCACTCAG GCCTTGAACTTTGCCTTCAAGGATTACTTCAAGAGGCTTTTCAACTTCAAGAAAGACAGAGATGGTTACTGGAAATGGTTTGCTGGGAACTTGGCATCTGGTGGTGCAGCTGGTGCTTCTTCCCTTCTCTTTGTCTACTCCTTGGATTATGCTCGAACTCGTCTTGCAAATGATGCAAAGGCTGCAAAGAAGGGAGGAGAGAGACAATTCAACGGGCTTGTTGATGTCTACAGGAAAACCCTAAAATCTGATGGTATTGCCGGGCTTTACCGTGGTTTCAACATTTCATGTGTTGGAATCATTGTTTACCGTGGTCTATATTTTGGAATGTACGACTCTCTGAAGCCGGTGCTTTTGACTGGAAGCATGCAG GATAGTTTCTTCGCTAGCTTTGCTCTTGGTTGGCTCATCACAAATGGTGCTGGCCTTGCATCTTACCCAATTGACACTGTTCGTAGAAGAATGATGATGACTTCTGGTGAAGCTGTCAAATACAAGAGCTCGCTTGATGCCTTCTCTCAGATCTTGAAAAACGAAGGTGGCAAGTCTCTATTCAAGGGTGCTGGAGCTAACATCCTTCGTGCCATTGCCGGTGCTGGTGTGCTCGCTGGATACGACAAGTTGCAGCTCATTGTTTTCGGAAAGAAGTACGGATCCGGTGGTGCTTAA
- the LOC107926206 gene encoding transcription factor MYB83, which produces MRKPVPDPPNMGKDNNKVKLRKGLWSPEEDEKLMKYMLSNGQGCWSDIARNAGLQRCGKSCRLRWINYLRPDLKRGAFCPQEEDLIIHLHSILGNRWSQIAARLPGRTDNEIKNFWNSTLKKRLKTTTTTPTCSSLNNSDSISEQPRTDGVGAIFPVNEHDIDIVGASLSSSSSSPTSMPYPSMVTLNQFDPFPHVNNSYDMKGSFNAPTWLTTTQGGVGEGLFYGDYGKIGLEGEFSLPPLETTAAIANNNNNSCLNNTAGEKNHGQSFKVEVDNMFGLENNHHHWHGESLRMGEWDFEELMDNISSFPNFLDNFHC; this is translated from the exons ATGAGGAAACCTGTTCCAGATCCACCAAACATGGGAAAAGACAACAACAAGGTGAAGCTGAGGAAGGGACTTTGGTCGCCTGAAGAAGACGAGAAGCTGATGAAGTACATGTTGAGCAACGGACAAGGGTGTTGGAGTGACATTGCTAGGAATGCTGGTTTGCAGAGGTGTGGTAAGAGCTGTCGTCTTCGTTGGATTAATTATTTGAGACCTGATCTCAAGCGTGGTGCATTTTGTCCTCAAGAGGAAGATCTTATTATACATTTGCATTCCATCCTTGGCAACAG GTGGTCTCAAATCGCAGCTCGTCTTCCAGGAAGAACAGATAATGAAATAAAGAATTTCTGGAACTCCACACTAAAGAAACGATTGAAAACCACCACCACCACTCCCACATGTTCGTCGCTAAACAACAGTGATTCAATATCAGAGCAGCCAAGAACAGATGGTGTAGGAGCCATTTTTCCGGTGAACGAACACGACATTGACATCGTGGGTGCTTCTTTATCGTCGTCTTCTTCGTCGCCAACGTCCATGCCCTACCCATCAATGGTCACATTAAACCAGTTCGACCCATTCCCTCACGTCAATAACTCATATGACATGAAGGGTTCATTCAATGCGCCAACATGGTTAACAACAACACAAGGTGGTGTGGGAGAGGGATTATTTTATGGTGATTATGGGAAAATAGGGTTAGAAGGGGAGTTTTCTCTTCCTCCACTTGAGACCACTGCTGCCATTgccaataacaacaataatagtTGCTTAAACAACACAGCTGGTGAGAAGAATCACGGTCAAAGCTTCAAAGTAGAGGTGGACAATATGTTTGGTTTAGAAAATAATCATCATCATTGGCATGGAGAAAGTTTGAGAATGGGAGAATGGGATTTTGAGGAATTGATGGATAACATATCTTCTTTTCCTAATTTCCTCGATAATTTCCATTGCtga